The window TTGTATGATCTTGGTCTTATCAAATCTTATGAAATTAAAGACAGGAATATCGAAATTGTGATGGCATTACCGGCTTTGAACATTCCAATTCTAAATATTCTGATCCAAAGTTTTAAACAACCTTTGGAAGCAATGGAAGCCAAAGTTAATGTACAGACAGTTTTGATGACGCAGGAAGAATTGCAGAAATTTCTGACTATGGAACAAAGTGCCTGGAAGGGA is drawn from Candidatus Cloacimonadota bacterium and contains these coding sequences:
- a CDS encoding DUF59 domain-containing protein, producing MDFEQKSIEIITGVNHPAINHTLYDLGLIKSYEIKDRNIEIVMALPALNIPILNILIQSFKQPLEAMEAKVNVQTVLMTQEELQKFLTMEQSAWKGL